The Candidatus Rokuibacteriota bacterium DNA segment CAGCGTCGCCTCCGCCCGCGCGAACGCCTCCTTCACCTCCCCGTCGCAGTCGGCCAGGCACGCGGCCGGGACCCCGACGGTGAGCCCCTCGACCCTCCGGCCGAGGTAGCGGGTGAAGTCCTCGCGCGGGCGGTCCACCGACGCCGGATCCCGGGGATCGTGGCCGACCAGCGCGTTGAGCAGGAGCGCCGCATCCTCCACCGTCGTCGCCATCGGCCCCACGTGGTCCATGCTCCACGAGAGGGTCACGACGCCCCAGGTCGAGACCAGGCCGAAGGTCGGCTTGAACCCCACCACCCCGCTGAGGGCCGCCGGCATCCGGATCGACGCGCGCGTGTCTGTCCCGAGCGCGCCCAGGCTCATGCCCGTGGCCAGGGCGATCGCGGAGCCGCCGCTCGAGCCGCCGGGGAGCCGGCTCGGGTCCCACGGGTTGCGGCTCTGGGGCGTCGTGACGCCCAGGGCGAACTCGTGGGTCTCGGTCTTGCCGACGATGACGGCGCCCGCCGCGCGGAGGCGCGCGACCGCGGCGGCATCGTGCTCGGGCAGGACGTCCGTCATCGCGCGCGAGCTGGCGGTGGTCGGAACGCCTGCGACGTGGATGACGTCCTTGACCGCCACCGGGACGCCGTGGAGCGGCCCGCGCACGCTGCCGGCGCGGGCCTCCGCGTCCAGGGCCGCCGCCTGACGCCGCGCCTCTTCCTCCAGCACGCACGTGAACGCCCGGAGCGAGCCGTTCAACCGGTGGATCCTCTCGATGCACTGCTCGACGAGCTCCCTGGCCGTGAGGCGCCCTTCCCGGATGCGCGCCGCCGCGCCCGCGATCGTGAGCCCGGGGCCGGCGGTCCCCCGACCGAGCGGCGGCGCCTCCCGAACCGCCTCGAGCTCCCCACGGTGAATCTCCGGCAGGCGCAGCCCGAAGGCGGGCCGCCGCTCCGGCGAGTCAGCCGCGTACCGGTGCAGGCGCTCCAGCGCCGAGCGGAAGCTCTCGCGGGTGTTCAGCATCGCCCTCGCTCAGCTCGCCGGCTCCTGCCGCGTGAGCTTCCCGACGATCAGCGACAGGCCGACCGCGGGGATGATGCGCCCGAAGACGATCTCCCTCGGCAGCTCGATGAGGAAGAGCATGAGCCCCGAGAGGACCAGGATGTTGAGGACGCTGTTCGTGCGAGGCCGAAGAACGCGTCCCAGTCCCCCGCCACCCACCACCGGACCCGCGCCTGTTCCATGATCCCCCCTTCGCCTCTACCCGAGCCCTTCGAGGGCCCGCAAGAGCCTGGCCGACGTGGACACCCACCCGAAGATGCCGCCCTGCGCCTTGATCATCTTGAGGGCCGCCGCCTGGAACTCGGGGAAGTAGGAGGCGACACAGTCCTCGAGCACGAGACATTCGTACCCGCGGTCGTTGGCCTCGCGGACGGTGGTCTGGACGCAGACCTCCGTCGTGACGCCCGTCACGACGAGGCTCCGGATCCCCTGGTCGCGGAGCACCAGCTCCAGATCGGTCGCATAGAACGCGCCCTTGCCCGGCTTGTCGATCACGGGCTCGGTGGGGAGCGGCTTGAGGTCGTCGACGATGTCGTGGCCGTACTCGCCCCGCACGAGGATCCGGCCCATCGGACCCGGGTCCCCGATCCCGACCTTGAGCCGCCCGCGCGCCCGCTTCGACGGCGGGCAGTCCGACAGGTCGGGCCGGTGGCCCTCCCGGGTGTGGACGACTTTCAGGTGCGCCCGGCGGAACGCCTCCAGCACCCGGCGCGCCGGCGCCACGGCCCGGCGGAGCGGCGCGACGTCGTTCCCGAGCATCTCGCCGAAGCCCCCGGGCTCGACGAAGTCGCGCTGCATGTCGATCACGAGCAGCGCGGTCTGGGAGGGCTCGAACACGAACTCGTACGGTTCCGCCTCCACGCTCACGCTGGGCATTGCCGCCTCCTCCCGCTCACGCGCGCTCGCCGCGCACGATCACTGTCCCGGCGTCCCCGCGGAGTCCCGCCAGCGCGTCCTCGAGCGCGCAGATGGTCGCCTGGCCGCCGCCGTCGTGGACGAAGCGGTAGGCCGCGCGCACCTTCGGCCCCATGCTCCCGGCCGAGAACGGCTCGTGCACGAGGTGCTTCTCCAGGTCGGCGAGGCTCACGCGGCCCAGGAAGCGCTGGCTCGGCTTGCCGAAGTCGAGCGCCACGCCGGGCACGTCGGTCAGGATCAAGAGAGCCCGGGCACGGATCTCGAGCGCGAGGCGAGCCGCCGCCAGGTCCTTGTCCACCACCGCCTCGACGCCCGCGAGGCGGTCGTCCGGGCGGCGCAGCACCGGCACCCCGCCGCCCCCGCAGGCCACGACGACCGCCCCGGCGTCGAGCAGGGTATGGATCGCGTCCGCCTCGACGATCCCGATGGGGTGCGGCGACGGAACGAGCTTTCGCCAGCCCCGGGCATCGATCTCCGCCCAGGTCTCTCCCTTCTCGCGCGTCCGCTCCTCCGCGACCTCGCGCGGGAGAAACGGGCCGATCGGCTTCGTCGGCATCGCGAACGCGGGGTCGTCGGCGTCCACCAGCACCTGAGTGACCAGGCTGACCACCGGGCGGGCCAGGCCGCGGGCGGCCAGCTCGTTTCGGAGCGCCTGCTGGATCATGTAGCCGATCTGGCCCTGGGTCTCGGCGCCGCACACGTCCAGGGGGACCGCGGGAACGAGGTGGGCGGCCGCTTCGTTCTGGATCAGCAGGTTGCCCACCTGCGGCCCGTTCCCGTGGGTCAGGACGAGCTGGTCGCCTTCCGCGATGAGCTGCACCACCTGGTGGCAGGTGCGCCGCACGTTCTCGAACTGATCGGCGTAGCTGTGGAGCTCCTTCGAGCGCAGGATCGCGTTCCCGCCCAGCGCCACGACGATCCGCGCTCCCGCCGCGCTCACCCGGTCCCCCGTGCCGCGGCCGTCGCGGCCTCGCGCAAGGCCTGCTCGAAGCACGCGAGCGGCGGCCGCACCAACCCCGCCCCGATCTGGCCGACGCCCGGCCGGCGATGGGCGATGCCCGTGTTGATCTGCGGGAGGATGCCCGTCTGCATCACGAGACGCGCGTCGATGCCCGTCGGGGTGCCGCGGAAATCGAGGACCGGCAGACGGTACGTCTCGCTCTCGCCGAGCGTGATCTCGTACATGAGCTGGGTAGAGCGGAGCGCGTCCGCGACCGTGCCGCCGACGAACTGAACGATAGCCGGGGCGCCAGCCATCGCAAAGGCGCCGAGCCCCGCGGTCTCAGTGATCGCGCTGTCGCCCAGGTCCGGGTTGGCGTCATCGGGGCCGAAGCCGGGAAAATAGAGGCCGACCGGCGTCTCAGCGGGAGCCGTGAACCAGCGATCGCCGAGCCCGCTGACCCGGATTCCGAAGTCGGTGCCGTTGCGCGCCATGGCCGTCACCATGGTGCTCCCCGGGATCCCGTGGGCGGCGTCCAGCGCAGCCTTGCAGGCTGCCATCCCGAGGTTGAGAAAGAAGTGCTCGTTGCCGCCGAGGAACGCGAGGATCCGCGCGCGCTCGACCGCCGGCAGGTCAAGGGCGGCGAGCTGGGGCGCCAGGGTCTTGACGAGGAGCGCCGAGGCTGCGCGGTTGCGGTTGTGGCACTCGTCGCCCATCTGCAGCGCCTGGCCGATCAGCGACTGGATGTCCACGCTCCCGCCGCGCCGGATCGCCTCGCTCAGCGCCGGACCGAGGGCGCGCTCGATCCAGCGCAGCCGCTCGATCACCTCCGTGGCGTAGGCGCCGAACCGGAGGACCTTCCCGAGCCCCTCGTTCAGCGTGGCGTAGGCGCGGTTGCCGTGGGTGACATTCTCGACGACGAACACGGGCATGGACGCGCTGACCACGCCGGCCATCGGGCCGACGGCGCTGCGGTGGTGGCACGGGTCGAACTGCACCGCGCCCGACGCGGCCAGCCGATCGGCTTCCTCGGGAGTCCCGGCGAAGCCCTCGTAGAGGAGCGCCCCGATGACGGCGCCCCGGAGCGGGCCGCTCATGCGCTCCCAGGCGATCGGCGGGCCCGCGTGGAGCAGCGTGTCCCGGGTCATTCCCGGAATCACCTCGACGGCCGGGCGGACGTCGACTAGCTCCGGGTGCGTGGAGAGGAGCCGTTCGAGGGCCTTCCGGTTGGCGCCGGTCACCGCCCGGCTCCCCGAGGCCAGCGGGCGCGGCCCCTCACGGCCGTTCCCGGGCGTGATCCGAGAGCACCGCCTCGATCCCGAGCAGCGCGCCCACGAGCCAGTCCGTTCCGGACGTGGCGCCGAGGGCCAGGACGCGGCGCACGGCGGGTGCCAGCCCGTCGGCGCCCGCCGCAGCGAGCGCCGTGAAGAATTCGCCCATGGGCTCGGCAACCTCACCCTCGACGGCGTGAGCGAGCCAGGCGCCGCCCAGCTCGGAGGTGCGGCCCGACGCGCCGCTCAGGATCGCGGTCGCCGTCCGAGCGATCTTCCGATCCGGAAGCTGGGTCGCCTCCCCCGCGAGCCTCCACGCCGCAGCGAACCCCGCGAGAAGGTCGTCACCCGAGGGCGTCAGGCCGGGCCCGAGCCCGGCGAGGCCGGCGGCACCGTCGCTGACGGCATCCGCATCGCTCCGAGCGGCGCCGTCGCCGAGGCGCGCCGCGGCGACCCCAGCGGCAACCGCGGGACGGCCCGGCTCGGCACTCCCGCGGGCGTCGCGCAGCCACAGCAGGGGCAGGAGCGACTCCGCCACGCCATCGGCGATCGCGACCCCGCGCGCCTCGCGCTGGCGAACGGCGAGCTCGCCCCGGGACACGCGCGCCATGCGCGGCCGCGGCTCCCACCCGACCGCGCCGGCAAGGGTCACCTCGAGGCCGATCCCGGGGATCCGGAGCGCCCCGGAGGAGAGCGTCGCCGGCCGGCCGCGCTCGACCGCGAGGGCCTCCAGCGTCAGACCGGGCTCGAGATCGAGCGCGATCGCGTTCGGCGCGAGCGCGACCTCGGGCGCCGAGAGGCTGAGCAGGTCGCCCGAGTCCAGGCGGAGATTCGCCACGCGGCGGAAGGCGCTGTGGACGATGGCGGCGAGCGCACCCCGCTCGGGGAGCCGCTCGTACACGCAGCGGCTGACCCGCAGGGCCCGGAGTCGGAGTCGCTCGCGAACGACGGAGGTGTACATCACCGCGTTGAGGGCTGGAGTCTAGCCGGGGATGGGGGGACTGTCAAGGCCCTGGCCGGGCCGAGCGCGAGCGGCGAGCCCTGGCAACTCCCGCCGCCCCGTGCTATTGTAGCCGCGGGTCAACGGCAGCCGACGGACCCAGCGGTCGTCGCTACCGCTGGAGGAGGGCCGAGATGAAGATCACGCTGAGACCACTCGGGCTGGCATTCGTTTTCCTCTCCGTTGTCACCCTCGCCGCAACGCTGCCGGCGCTCGGCCAGGGCCGGACCGACACGCTCCTCGTGCTGGCCGAGGGCGGCCCCAACAGCATGGACATCCACGGCGTCGGCGCCAACTTCCAGACCTACGGCGCGTCGTGGAACCTCTACGACCGGCTCATCACCTACGGGAGCAAGACCCTCCCCGACGGGACCCGATCCTACGACTACACGGTCCTCAAGCCCGAGCTGGCCGAGAGCTGGCAGGTCGTGCCCGACGGCATGTCGGTGACGTTCAGGCTCCGGCGGGACGCCAAGTTCCATGACGCCACGCCGGTGACCGCGCGGGACGTCAAGTGGTCCTTCGACCGCGCGGTCAGCGTCGGCGGGTTCCCGACGTTCCAGATGCGGGCCGGCTCGCTCGAGAAGCCCGAGCAGTTCGTGGTCGTCGACGACCACACGTTTCGCATCAACTTCCTCCGGCGGGACAAGTGGACGATGCCGGATCTGGCCGTCCCCGTGCCGGTCATCATCAACTCGACCCTCGCGCGGAAGCACGCCACCGCGAGCGACCCGTGGGCGATGGAGTGGCTGAAGAACAACGAGGCCGGCGGCGGCGCGTACCGGCTCGATTCCTGGAAGCCCGGTCAGGAGACCGTCTACGCGCGCTTCGACGAGTGGAGGTCGGGGCCGCTCCCGAAGATCAGGCGCGTGATCGTCCGCGAGGTCCCCTCGGCGGGGAGCCGCCGGGCGCTCCTCGAGCGCGGCGACGCGGACATCTCGCTCGACCTCCCGCCGAAGGACTTCGCCGAGATGGCCAGGGCCGGCAAGCTGACGGTCGTCGGCACGCCGGTCGAGAACGCGATGAACTACATCGGGATGAACGCGAAGAACCCGCCCTTCGCTAACGTCAAGGTGCGCCAGGCCGTCGCGTACGCCATCCCGCGCGAGAAGATCTTCGAGACCGCCGCCTTCGGCCGGGGGGCCCTCCTCACCGTCCCGATCGCCACCAACACCTTCGGCCACGACCCGTCGCTCTCACCCTACAGGACGGACATCGCCAAGGCCAAGGCGCTGCTGACCGAGGCGGGGTACCCCAACGGCTTCGAGACCACGCTCGCGTTCAACGCCGGGTTCGCGACCGTGAACGAGCCCGTCGCGGTCCTCGTCCAGGAGGCCCTGGTGCAGATCGGGATCAAGGCGACGATCAACAAGATCCCCGGCGCCAACTGGCGGGCGGCGCTCTTGAAGAAGGACCTGCCGATCTTCATCAGCCAGTTCGGCGGATGGCTGAACTATCCGGAGTACTTCTTCCTCTGGGGCTACCACGGCCAGAACTCCCTGTTCAACACCAGCTCCTATCAGAACCCGGACATGGACAGGCTCATCGAAGCCGCGCGCTTCGAATCCGATCCCAAGAAATACGCCGAGCTGGTCCGGGAGTTCACCAAGATCGCGCTGGCGGACGTCCCCAAGGTGCCGCTCTTCCAGCCGAACATGGACGTGGCGATGCAGAAAAACGTCACCGGCTACCAGTACTGGTTCCACCGCCAGCTCGATTTCCGCCCGCTCGCGAAGAACTGACCTGACGCTACCGCACCCGGCCGGTCCCGTGTCGACGGCGGCGCGGCGCCGCCCCGCGAGGCGAAACTCGACGGGCGAGACGAGCCTGTGATCCGACTGATCGGCCGCCGCCTGCTCACCGCGGCCCCCGGCATCGTCGGGGTCGTCGTGGTGACGTTCCTCCTCAACCGCGCCCT contains these protein-coding regions:
- a CDS encoding amidase, whose product is MLNTRESFRSALERLHRYAADSPERRPAFGLRLPEIHRGELEAVREAPPLGRGTAGPGLTIAGAAARIREGRLTARELVEQCIERIHRLNGSLRAFTCVLEEEARRQAAALDAEARAGSVRGPLHGVPVAVKDVIHVAGVPTTASSRAMTDVLPEHDAAAVARLRAAGAVIVGKTETHEFALGVTTPQSRNPWDPSRLPGGSSGGSAIALATGMSLGALGTDTRASIRMPAALSGVVGFKPTFGLVSTWGVVTLSWSMDHVGPMATTVEDAALLLNALVGHDPRDPASVDRPREDFTRYLGRRVEGLTVGVPAACLADCDGEVKEAFARAEATLAELGVRVVSTAEPRHEELEAANAAGLIVSRCEAASFHRERFAARSALYTRDVFEQLDEAHGVPAVDYLQAQRLRREFAERMLRGFEGIEALAMPTAPVPAPKADEAERYLTILSRNCVPWSFVGFPAISLPCGRTAEGLPIGLQLVGAPFADGLVLALASAFEAMRGPAAG
- a CDS encoding cysteine hydrolase, which encodes MPSVSVEAEPYEFVFEPSQTALLVIDMQRDFVEPGGFGEMLGNDVAPLRRAVAPARRVLEAFRRAHLKVVHTREGHRPDLSDCPPSKRARGRLKVGIGDPGPMGRILVRGEYGHDIVDDLKPLPTEPVIDKPGKGAFYATDLELVLRDQGIRSLVVTGVTTEVCVQTTVREANDRGYECLVLEDCVASYFPEFQAAALKMIKAQGGIFGWVSTSARLLRALEGLG
- the arcC gene encoding carbamate kinase yields the protein MSAAGARIVVALGGNAILRSKELHSYADQFENVRRTCHQVVQLIAEGDQLVLTHGNGPQVGNLLIQNEAAAHLVPAVPLDVCGAETQGQIGYMIQQALRNELAARGLARPVVSLVTQVLVDADDPAFAMPTKPIGPFLPREVAEERTREKGETWAEIDARGWRKLVPSPHPIGIVEADAIHTLLDAGAVVVACGGGGVPVLRRPDDRLAGVEAVVDKDLAAARLALEIRARALLILTDVPGVALDFGKPSQRFLGRVSLADLEKHLVHEPFSAGSMGPKVRAAYRFVHDGGGQATICALEDALAGLRGDAGTVIVRGERA
- a CDS encoding DUF1116 domain-containing protein — encoded protein: MTRDTLLHAGPPIAWERMSGPLRGAVIGALLYEGFAGTPEEADRLAASGAVQFDPCHHRSAVGPMAGVVSASMPVFVVENVTHGNRAYATLNEGLGKVLRFGAYATEVIERLRWIERALGPALSEAIRRGGSVDIQSLIGQALQMGDECHNRNRAASALLVKTLAPQLAALDLPAVERARILAFLGGNEHFFLNLGMAACKAALDAAHGIPGSTMVTAMARNGTDFGIRVSGLGDRWFTAPAETPVGLYFPGFGPDDANPDLGDSAITETAGLGAFAMAGAPAIVQFVGGTVADALRSTQLMYEITLGESETYRLPVLDFRGTPTGIDARLVMQTGILPQINTGIAHRRPGVGQIGAGLVRPPLACFEQALREAATAAARGTG
- a CDS encoding DUF2877 domain-containing protein, with product MYTSVVRERLRLRALRVSRCVYERLPERGALAAIVHSAFRRVANLRLDSGDLLSLSAPEVALAPNAIALDLEPGLTLEALAVERGRPATLSSGALRIPGIGLEVTLAGAVGWEPRPRMARVSRGELAVRQREARGVAIADGVAESLLPLLWLRDARGSAEPGRPAVAAGVAAARLGDGAARSDADAVSDGAAGLAGLGPGLTPSGDDLLAGFAAAWRLAGEATQLPDRKIARTATAILSGASGRTSELGGAWLAHAVEGEVAEPMGEFFTALAAAGADGLAPAVRRVLALGATSGTDWLVGALLGIEAVLSDHARERP
- a CDS encoding ABC transporter substrate-binding protein; this encodes MKITLRPLGLAFVFLSVVTLAATLPALGQGRTDTLLVLAEGGPNSMDIHGVGANFQTYGASWNLYDRLITYGSKTLPDGTRSYDYTVLKPELAESWQVVPDGMSVTFRLRRDAKFHDATPVTARDVKWSFDRAVSVGGFPTFQMRAGSLEKPEQFVVVDDHTFRINFLRRDKWTMPDLAVPVPVIINSTLARKHATASDPWAMEWLKNNEAGGGAYRLDSWKPGQETVYARFDEWRSGPLPKIRRVIVREVPSAGSRRALLERGDADISLDLPPKDFAEMARAGKLTVVGTPVENAMNYIGMNAKNPPFANVKVRQAVAYAIPREKIFETAAFGRGALLTVPIATNTFGHDPSLSPYRTDIAKAKALLTEAGYPNGFETTLAFNAGFATVNEPVAVLVQEALVQIGIKATINKIPGANWRAALLKKDLPIFISQFGGWLNYPEYFFLWGYHGQNSLFNTSSYQNPDMDRLIEAARFESDPKKYAELVREFTKIALADVPKVPLFQPNMDVAMQKNVTGYQYWFHRQLDFRPLAKN